Below is a window of Nitrospinota bacterium DNA.
AAGGAAAGGAACCGGAAAAAGAAGAAAAGCCTACAGAGAAAGAAAAGAAAGAGAAAAAGGCAGAAAAGAAATCATCCCTGAAAGGCAAAGGAAAGAAGATCACCCCGGTAGTAGCAAAGATCTCATCTGAATTTAATATAGACATAAACAAAATAGAAGGAAGCGGTATCAATGGAAGGGTGACAAAAAAAGACATATTAAATTATCTGGAGCGTGAGGGGATCAAACAGAGAGAAATCACTAAGGAAGAACCATTAAAGGAAGTGAAGAAGGTAACAGAAGAGGTCAAAACAGAAGAAGAAGAAATTATTGAAATGTCAAGGGTAAGAAGAAGCATTGCAGAGCATATGGTAAAGAGCAAGCATACTTCTCCTCATGTTACAACAGTAGTTGAGGTTGACATGACAAGGATTGTGGGCTTCCGTGAAGAGAATAAAGAAAAGTTCCAATCGAAATATAATGTTCCCCTGACATTTACATCCATTATTGTGAAGGCGGTTGTAAATTCTCTAAAGAGATTTCCTAAAATCAATTCAACTCTTCAAGACAATAAGATTATTATAAAAAAATATTACAATATCGGTATTGCTACGGCAACAGAAGAAGGCCTGATTGTTCCGGTGATCAAAAGGGCTGAGAGGCTTGATATTAAGGATATGGCAAAAGAGATATTTAATCTGTCAGAGCGAGCGAGAGAGAAGAAACTTCCTCTCGATTCACTCCAAGGAGGGACGTTTACCATAACCAATCCTGGTGTTTTTGGGGCCATATTCTCAACACCTATCATTCATCAACCACAGGCAGCTATCCTCGGTGTCGAAGCTATTCGAAAGCTACCAGCGGTCATTGATGATGCTATTGCGATCCGATCTATGATGAATCTTTGCCTTTCTTATGACCATCGGGTTATTGATGGCATTGACGCAGGAAGGTTTTTACAGGATTTGAAAAAGGAGCTAGAAGAAGGATTAAAGCTTGAAGTTTAAAAACAGAAGAAGATTGAGAGAACAATAGGATGCATAAAATTACGTGGCTTCCTGGAGATGGCATAGGACCTGAGGTTACAGGCTCAACCATTAAGGTTATAAACGCTACGGGTGTAAAGATTGACTGGGAAAGAGTAGAAATAGGTGAAAAAGTCTTGGCCGAATCGGGAAAACCTTTGACAGATGATGTTTTTGATATTGTCAAAAAGAACAAGATTGCTATTAAAGGGCCCACAACCACTCCCATAGTATCTGGCCACTCAAGCGCCAATGTAGCATTAAGAAAGGGGCTCAACCTCTATGCATGTGTAAGACCCATTAAAAGTATATCGGGTATTCGTTCCCTTTATAAGGATTTAGACATTGTGGTTATAAGGGAAAACACAGAGGGTCTTTATACGGATAAGGAGCAGGAGATTGTACCGGGCGTAGTTGAGTGTCTGAAAATTGTTACAGAACAGGCATCAAGGAGAATTGCCAGATTCACCTTTGAGTATGCAAAAAAAGAGGGAAGAAAAAAGGTTACTGCGGTTCACAAGGCCAATATTATGAAGATGACCGATGGCCTTTTTTTAAGCTGTGTAAGGGAGATTTCAAAGGACTATCCTAAGATTCAATACGAAGAGGGTATTGTGGACAGTACATGTATGCAGTTGGTTACCAACCCTTATCAGTATGATGTCCTGGTCATGGGGAATCTCTACGGGGATATTATCTCTGACCTTTGTGCTGGCCTTATAGGTGGATTGGGGGTAGCTCCGGGTGCGAATTTTGGAGATGGATGTGCGATCTTTGAGTCGGTTCATGGAAGCGCTCCAGACATCGCGGGAAAAAACATAGCTAATCCTATCGCATCGATTCTTTCAGGAGCATTGATGTTAAGATATATAGGAGAAGATTCCGCTGCAAAAAGAATTGAAGATTCAGTTAGAAAGGTTGTTAAACAGGGAATGCTAACAAAAGATCTTGGGGGCAGTGCCACAACAGATGGACTCACCTCTGCAATAGAAAAAGAACTTTAAATTCTTTAAAAATCAGGAAAGGATATGAAAAAAGAAAGACAAAAGAGTGATAAAGAAGAAAAAGAGGTTTTATGTGTCAGGATCAAAAGACCTTTAAGTGTGAGAAAGCACAAAACTTGTCCCTACTGTTTTGGCAAGATATCTGACATAAAATCAAAAAAACACAAAAAATTTTGCGATTATAAAGAAGGAAAGGACAGCGTAGGTTTTGGCTTTCCATTTGATTGAACTCTTCATAGAGGAAGAAGCTTTTGGAGAAGGAAAGACTTCTTAAAAAGATGCATTACTGGCTCAAATTTATCAGAGCCTTTGAAGAAAGGATCTCCATACTCTACAGACAAGGGAAATTACTGGGAGGAGTCTATTCAGGCATGGGCCAGGAAGCTATTGTTGTCGGAACATGTATTGATCTTAAGAAGGAAGATTTTATCTTCCCGCTCCATAGAGACATAGGAGCTACTCTCGTAAAAGGGATTGAGCCGAAGATTCTTATGGCACAGCTATTAGGAAAGAAGACAGGCCTTTCAAAAGGAAAAGATTCCTATCTTCACGCTGGGGATATAGATCTTGGGGTTATTGGATCTACAAGTATGCTGGGCTCTTCCTTACCTGTTGCTGCAGGAGTCGGTCTCGCTTTCAAATTGAAGAAGAAGGATAATGTAGTTGTTGCATTTTTTGGAGAGGGGGCCAGTAACAGAGGTGACTTTCATGAAGCCCTGAATCTGGCAGGGGTCTGGAAACTCCCTGTTATTTTTGTTTGTGAGAACAACTTTTTTGCCTATTCCACACCAATAGAGGCGCAAATGGCAATTGAGGACGTCGCGGACAGGGCTTCGAGTTATGGCTTTTCAGGTGTTGTGTGTAGTGGTAATGACCTTATGGCGGTTTATAAGATAGCCAAAAAGGCTATAGATAAAGCAAGAGCAGGAGAAGGTCCAACTTTGATTGAGTGTAAAACCTATCGCTGGCATGGACACTCAGAACATGACGAAGCGTCTTACAGGGCAAAGGATGAATTTTTGGAGTGGAAGAGCAGAGACCCAATACCAAGATTTGAACTCTATCTGGAAGAATTGAAGATACTGGATAAGAAGCTCAAAGAGAGCATAGATAAGGATATAAGAGAGGAAATAGATCAAGCCGTAAAATTTGCTGAGGAAAGTCCTTTTCCAGAGGGAAAGGAGACGCTCGATGATATCTACAAGTAAAGAAAAATAAACGGAGGAAGGATTGAGCCAAATAACCTATTTAGAGGCCATTCGTTGTGCAATGAGAGAAGAGATGAAAAGAGATAAAAATGTCTTTTTGATGGGTGAAGATATTGGTATTTATGGAGGGGCTTTTCGTGCAACAGAGGGCTTGTATAAGGAATTTGGGAAAGAAAGGGTTATTGACACCCCTATATCCGAATCAGCAATTGTCGGAGCTGCTATAGGCGCATCTCTTCTTGGTATGAGACCTGTTGTGGAGATGCAGTTTGCCGACTTTATATCCTGTGCCTTTGACCAGATTGTCAATCAAGCTGCTACTATGAGATACAGACATGGTGGCAAGATTTCTGTTCCTATAGTGATACGAGGACCATCAGGCGCGGGGATTCACGGAGCGATATTTCACTCACAGAGCCCCGAGGCATGGTTTATCCATACGCCCGGTCTAAAGGTTGTTGTTCCATCCACTCCTTATGACGCAAAGGGACTTTTAAAGGCATCTATAAGGGATGATAACCCCGTGATTTATCTTGAACACAAATACCTCTACAGAAGAATTAAAGAAGAGGTGCCAAAAGAAGATTTTATAATCCCCTTGGGGAAGGGTGATATAAAGAGAAAGGGAGATGACATTACACTCATTACTTACGGGGCGATGGTGCACATAGCTCTTGAGGCATCAGATATTTTACAAAAAGCTGGCATAGAAACTGAAGTTATCGATTTAAGAACCCTCTCGCCTTTAGATAAAGAGATGATAAAAAAATCTGTTTCAAAGACCAGTAAAGTTTTAATACTTCAGGAGGACAAAAAGACTTTGGGTATTGCCAGTGAAATCTCTGCTTTTTTAGCTGAGGAATTTTTTGAAGAACTGGATGGCCCTATTATCAGAGTAACGAGCCCAGACACACATGTCCCTTTTAGCCCTCCATTGGAAGAGTTTTATCTGCCAGACGTTAAGAAGACTGTGGACGCCGTGAAGAAGCTTGCCGCTTATTAATCCATTAAACCTTTTGATTATGAAAAAGACATTGAACATATTAAATCTTGGATTTAATGAATACAGCAAAACCCTCGGCCTTCAAAGAAAACTAATGAAACTAAGGCAGAAAGGTTCGATTGAGGATCTTCTTATCCTTGTAGAGCATAATCATGTTTACACGCTCGGAAGGAGCGGAAAAGAATCCAACCTTCTTTTAGATAAGGAGTCCTTGAGGAAAAAAGGGATAGAGTTCTGGGAGATAGAAAGGGGAGGAGACATTACCTATCATGGTCCTGGTCAGATCGTCGGCTACCCTATTTTTGATTTAACTAATATTAAAAAAGATGTTCACCACTTTTTGAGAAATATTGAAGAGGTTTTGATTCGGGTCCTTAAAGAATATGGTATTGATGGAAAGAGGATAAAGGGAAAAACAGGGGTCTGGGTCAGAGGGGAGAAGATCGCATCTATTGGGGTAAAGATAAGCCGATGGATAACCTGGCATGGCTTTGCAATGAATGTCAATACAGACCTTTCCTACTTTGATGACATTATCCTTTGCGGTTTAAAAGATGCAAAGCCTACTTCTATGGAAAGATTACTTGGAAAAGAATTAGATATGGAGGAGGTTGAGAAGAAGATAGTGAATTATTCTGTTGTCATATTTGATTACTCAAATATTAAAAAACAAAAGCTAAAAGACCTTATTAGTTAAAATTTATTTTTTTGATACTAGCTTTTTTGGCTAACCTTGATAAGCTTCAAGCTCTTTCTTAAGGCTCAGAACCTCTTCTCTCAATCCTATGCTTATGGCCTCATAATCTTCAGCACTACTATTGATTTTTAATCCCTTCTCTTTGAGTTCCCCAAAAAGATAATACCGGCCGAAGATGACTTTTACAGGATAGGGTTTTGGAAACCATGAACCGCGCTTCAAAGCTTGATTTGTTCCACTGATATAGGCAGGAACAACTTTCACTCCTAATTCTTTTGCTAAGATAGCAGCACCTTTTTTAAATTCCTTAATCTCACCACTAATACTTCTTGCACCCTCGGGAAAGATACAGAGAATTTTTCCGTTTTTTAGCACAAAAGAGGATAATTGCATTGTTTCTACTAGATTCTTTGATGGGCTTAGAGGAATGACTTTTATTAGCTTAATTAAGTTCCTGATGACTGGAAGCTCAAAATATTCGCGAAAGCTTATAAAGAAGAAATGATATCTTAGAGACAAAGGTAGAGAACTGAAAAGGACAAATCCATCAAGATAACTTGTATGGTTAGGACAAATAATAATCGCATCCTTCAGAAGATTCTCTCTGCCGTAAACTTTTAGTCTAAAGAATAACTTAAAAGGAGGATCAAAAATTAGAGAAGCAAATAGCGTAAAGAACCATCCTGTTCTACTTACAATAATAGTGATTTTATCGAGTAAGTGTTGAGGAGGTTTTGAACTGATAATAGATTCCCACGAACGTTTTTCTACCTTCAGTTGTTTTTTGTCTTCTTGAGATTCCTCTTCAATATAATTTATCAGTTCAAAGACCGTCGATAATTTCATAAATTCCTCTTCCTTGGAATCAATAGTAAATTTTTCTTCTAATGTTGCCATTAGCTCTACTCTTCCCAAGGAGTCGATACCGAGATCGAGTTCTATATGGTCATTTAAGGATATGCCTCTCTCGCCCGTTTTCTTTAAGAGAATATCAATTACTTTTCTTCCCGTTTCAGATAAATTTTCTTCAATTAATGGTTTCTTTTTTTCAATTCCTTTCAGAAATCTCTCTTCATATATCTTCTTGACCTCATGTCTTTTTATTTTGCCTAAGCGTGTTTTTGGTAGTTCTTCATTGAGCAGAAAGAAACCTTTGATTCTCTTATGTGGCGAGAGCCTTTCTGAGAAATATTCCAAATCCCACTTTACTCTGCCTTGAATATTCGGCTCACCAATTTCTCTCAAATAAGTAAGATCCGGGACAATAACAGCAACTAATTTTTCTTGTTTAGAATCGGGCAGCACACAAATTTCTTTTACAGATGGCGCTTGCTGATAATATTTTTCCACTTCATCCGCAGAAATATTCTTTCCGGAACTTAGAACAATGATTTCTTTCAATCTTTCCTTTATAAAAAGATACCCTTCGCTATCCAGGTATCCGAGATCTCCGCTGTAAAACCACCCGTTTTTAATAGTTTCTTGGGTTTCTCTTTCGTTTTTGTAATAACCTTTCATGACATTGGAACCTTTAATCAGTATCTGACCAACCTCCTTCTCGTCTGGGTTCAGAATCTTTATATTAACATCAGGAAGTACTTTGCCTACAGAACCTATTTTGGGTCTTTTCGGCAAATTTATGCTCACAACTGGTGCTGTTTCAGTAAGGCCATAACCTTCGAGGATTTTGAATCCTAATTTAAAGTAACTCCTTGCAAGCTCCTCGTCTAATTTAGCCCCTCCTGAGACAAAATATCGAAACTTTGAACCCATAGCGGATCGGAATTTA
It encodes the following:
- a CDS encoding thiamine pyrophosphate-dependent dehydrogenase E1 component subunit alpha is translated as MEKERLLKKMHYWLKFIRAFEERISILYRQGKLLGGVYSGMGQEAIVVGTCIDLKKEDFIFPLHRDIGATLVKGIEPKILMAQLLGKKTGLSKGKDSYLHAGDIDLGVIGSTSMLGSSLPVAAGVGLAFKLKKKDNVVVAFFGEGASNRGDFHEALNLAGVWKLPVIFVCENNFFAYSTPIEAQMAIEDVADRASSYGFSGVVCSGNDLMAVYKIAKKAIDKARAGEGPTLIECKTYRWHGHSEHDEASYRAKDEFLEWKSRDPIPRFELYLEELKILDKKLKESIDKDIREEIDQAVKFAEESPFPEGKETLDDIYK
- the lipB gene encoding lipoyl(octanoyl) transferase LipB, with the protein product MKKTLNILNLGFNEYSKTLGLQRKLMKLRQKGSIEDLLILVEHNHVYTLGRSGKESNLLLDKESLRKKGIEFWEIERGGDITYHGPGQIVGYPIFDLTNIKKDVHHFLRNIEEVLIRVLKEYGIDGKRIKGKTGVWVRGEKIASIGVKISRWITWHGFAMNVNTDLSYFDDIILCGLKDAKPTSMERLLGKELDMEEVEKKIVNYSVVIFDYSNIKKQKLKDLIS
- a CDS encoding alpha-ketoacid dehydrogenase subunit beta, with product MSQITYLEAIRCAMREEMKRDKNVFLMGEDIGIYGGAFRATEGLYKEFGKERVIDTPISESAIVGAAIGASLLGMRPVVEMQFADFISCAFDQIVNQAATMRYRHGGKISVPIVIRGPSGAGIHGAIFHSQSPEAWFIHTPGLKVVVPSTPYDAKGLLKASIRDDNPVIYLEHKYLYRRIKEEVPKEDFIIPLGKGDIKRKGDDITLITYGAMVHIALEASDILQKAGIETEVIDLRTLSPLDKEMIKKSVSKTSKVLILQEDKKTLGIASEISAFLAEEFFEELDGPIIRVTSPDTHVPFSPPLEEFYLPDVKKTVDAVKKLAAY
- a CDS encoding isocitrate/isopropylmalate dehydrogenase family protein; amino-acid sequence: MHKITWLPGDGIGPEVTGSTIKVINATGVKIDWERVEIGEKVLAESGKPLTDDVFDIVKKNKIAIKGPTTTPIVSGHSSANVALRKGLNLYACVRPIKSISGIRSLYKDLDIVVIRENTEGLYTDKEQEIVPGVVECLKIVTEQASRRIARFTFEYAKKEGRKKVTAVHKANIMKMTDGLFLSCVREISKDYPKIQYEEGIVDSTCMQLVTNPYQYDVLVMGNLYGDIISDLCAGLIGGLGVAPGANFGDGCAIFESVHGSAPDIAGKNIANPIASILSGALMLRYIGEDSAAKRIEDSVRKVVKQGMLTKDLGGSATTDGLTSAIEKEL
- the sucB gene encoding dihydrolipoyllysine-residue succinyltransferase, which translates into the protein METKVILPQLGETVVEGTIIKWLKKEGDYIKKDEPLVEISTDKVDTEIPSPVKGKISKLLAKEGDTVQAGEDIAVIVEDEEGAEKKEKKGEEKGKEPEKEEKPTEKEKKEKKAEKKSSLKGKGKKITPVVAKISSEFNIDINKIEGSGINGRVTKKDILNYLEREGIKQREITKEEPLKEVKKVTEEVKTEEEEIIEMSRVRRSIAEHMVKSKHTSPHVTTVVEVDMTRIVGFREENKEKFQSKYNVPLTFTSIIVKAVVNSLKRFPKINSTLQDNKIIIKKYYNIGIATATEEGLIVPVIKRAERLDIKDMAKEIFNLSERAREKKLPLDSLQGGTFTITNPGVFGAIFSTPIIHQPQAAILGVEAIRKLPAVIDDAIAIRSMMNLCLSYDHRVIDGIDAGRFLQDLKKELEEGLKLEV
- a CDS encoding AMP-binding protein translates to MISTLTAKFEEIAKDSSDRVSIVMKEDDTIHKLTYGQIYNSSLKVANWLCMQGIQKGDRIAIALENCPEWCICYFGLLFSGAIAIPLDFELGTKEIKYFLEQTQTKIIFASEKLCLEDFKDLNFLQKIVIINKKHDSFEKSIGFSEILKAPSSHISLPRIEPEDLASIIFTSGTTGLPKGVMLTHKNFFSNFSSISKLNIARLSDNFLSILPLHHSFPFIATLIVPLFSQARITYIKTLKPEVILKCLREEEITILAVTPQVLQLFYSGIEKKLEKIPLFFRIFFRFILNLSWMFSERTGMNPAKPLLSKFRSAMGSKFRYFVSGGAKLDEELARSYFKLGFKILEGYGLTETAPVVSINLPKRPKIGSVGKVLPDVNIKILNPDEKEVGQILIKGSNVMKGYYKNERETQETIKNGWFYSGDLGYLDSEGYLFIKERLKEIIVLSSGKNISADEVEKYYQQAPSVKEICVLPDSKQEKLVAVIVPDLTYLREIGEPNIQGRVKWDLEYFSERLSPHKRIKGFFLLNEELPKTRLGKIKRHEVKKIYEERFLKGIEKKKPLIEENLSETGRKVIDILLKKTGERGISLNDHIELDLGIDSLGRVELMATLEEKFTIDSKEEEFMKLSTVFELINYIEEESQEDKKQLKVEKRSWESIISSKPPQHLLDKITIIVSRTGWFFTLFASLIFDPPFKLFFRLKVYGRENLLKDAIIICPNHTSYLDGFVLFSSLPLSLRYHFFFISFREYFELPVIRNLIKLIKVIPLSPSKNLVETMQLSSFVLKNGKILCIFPEGARSISGEIKEFKKGAAILAKELGVKVVPAYISGTNQALKRGSWFPKPYPVKVIFGRYYLFGELKEKGLKINSSAEDYEAISIGLREEVLSLKKELEAYQG